The Danio rerio strain Tuebingen ecotype United States chromosome 10, GRCz12tu, whole genome shotgun sequence genome contains a region encoding:
- the palm2akap2 gene encoding palm2 and akap2 fusion isoform X9 — protein sequence MLKYTAPWQVLCLTLEKSAKKSPVHSEDDSELKRDRSLKTVSFFDSVSVISGGQSNMELGVQTETQQSYMSSGQNKVKHGGEGLDSEVAQEILYLDEVLEANCCDPRAEMTSNGTSSPDTESIRVHGTGPSVHTCDTTALNHHEVVLEGKKQTTFVDDNYNTKPNGHAAMIGNNGTRSPESPRTAMKKEARFELRPFHEEKKPSKLFDTPTEKEIRVKKVRPSEEVAELERERLELIRGQAVKKNPGIAAKWWNPPQEKTLEEELEPEQLESLRKYEERKQRKPETNRMPQAAPRQTTTFIQPEIANKEDVVMEEIDFSAARKQFLQMEQSKHPTVPKRNVAPQLYSAKPFFRTPEVTHVERSCGSVTVANQEGVTSYDGSEVTTVKAEKIYCCSGESFIPTKDGLSQNEMKDDDFTCARAVMTIVKDEDVDLCQRSFNSSHHTEEIDSGLDDLSLRSQDTTVLETLSNDFSMDNISDSGASNETMSAYLENSLGEYSFPSTPMATTPINGKHEISIKSPGDQIGTYQGDGLTEEELEYHAGILVQNAIQQAIAQQNDKWEPLQATQHSSPITERHVESVQPQPLVERPTVTPPPKVPSPLQEKETAPQITIAQATPVIPMNNYKPPSPSPPPNEKPEFSYFSKYSEAAELRSTATVTRAQETEVTSGPFKLRSRKQRTLSMIEEEIRAAQEREEELKRQRQAQTLHPPRAQKLKASTQPSKLVLTGKTAPGKIEKVRPAPPASPCSSDGALPSPLSDLGSDDSGGAQRPKNFMQTLMEDFETHKVKRREKAEDNSFVHSVTSEVLEATRVTRRKSNMAVRWEAGIYANQEDAEEEEEEEEE from the exons AAGTCCCCTGTACACTCAGAGGATGACAGTGAGCTGAAAAGAGACAGAAGCCTGAAGACAGTAAGTTTTTTCGATTCTGTGAGTGTCATATCCGGAGGTCAGAGCAATATGGAGCTTGGAGTTCAGACTGAGACCCAGCAAAGTTACATGAGCAGTGGACAGAATAAAGTGAAGCATGGGGGAGAAGGACTGGACAGCGAAGTTGCCCAGGAAATCCTTTACCTGGATGAGGTCCTTGAGGCCAACTGTTGTGATCCCAGAGCCGAAATGACTTCAAATGGGACAAGTTCCCCTGACACAGAGTCAATTAGAGTTCATGGAACTGGACCATCTGTGCACACTTGTGACACAACGGCCTTAAACCATCATGAAGTTGTTTTAGAAGGGAAAAAGCAGACAACTTTTGTTGATGATAATTACAACACCAAACCTAATGGTCATGCGGCGATGATAGGAAATAATGGCACAAGGTCACCTGAGTCGCCTAGGACGGCAATGAAGAAAGAGGCACGTTTTGAGCTGCGACCATTTCACGAAGAGAAAAAGCCATCGAAACTGTTTGACACCCCAACTGAGAAAGAAATTCGGGTGAAGAAAGTGAGACCCTCAGAAGAGGTCGCAGAGCTAGAGAGGGAAAGGCTGGAACTCATCCGGGGACAGGCAGTCAAGAAAAACCCTGGCATTGCAGCAAAATGGTGGAACCCACCTCAGGAAAAGACACTGGAAGAGGAGCTGGAACCAGAGCAGCTGGAGTCGCTTCGAAAGTATGAGGAGAGGAAGCAAAGGAAACCAGAAACCAACCGTATGCCGCAAGCTGCACCCAGACAGACTACCACCTTCATCCAACCTGAAATAGCAAATAAGGAGGACGTTGTCATGGAAGAGATTGACTTTTCTGCAGCTCGCAAGCAATTTCTGCAGATGGAACAAAGCAAGCATCCCACGGTCCCTAAGAGGAATGTGGCACCACAGCTTTACTCAGCCAAACCTTTCTTCAGGACTCCAGAGGTCACGCATGTAGAGAGGTCGTGCGGTTCTGTCACTGTTGCCAATCAGGAAGGGGTCACATCCTACGATGGAAGTGAAGTTACAACAGTCAAAGCTGAAAAGATTTACTGCTGCTCTGGAGAATCCTTCATACCCACGAAAGATGGATTATCTCAGAACGAGATGAAGGATGATGACTTTACTTGTGCCCGGGCAGTGATGACCATAGTGAAGGATGAGGATGTCGATTTGTGTCAACGTTCTTTCAACAGCTCCCACCACACAGAAGAAATCGACTCTGGGTTGGATGATCTATCACTACGGTCTCAGGACACCACTGTACTTGAGACGCTCTCCAATGACTTCAGTATGGATAACATAAGTGACAGCGGTGCATCAAATGAGACTATGAGTGCCTACTTGGAAAACTCTCTTGGGGAGTACTCTTTTCCCTCAACCCCGATGGCAACTACACCAATCAATGGAAAACACGAAATCAGTATCAAATCTCCAGGGGATCAGATTGGGACTTATCAGGGAGATGGTTTAACAGAAGAAGAGTTGGAATATCATGCTGGTATTCTTGTCCAAAACGCTATCCAGCAAGCCATTGCTCAGCAGAATGACAAATGGGAGCCACTTCAGGCTACACAACATTCGTCCCCCATCACAGAGAGACATGTGGAAAGTGTTCAACCACAACCCCTAGTGGAAAGACCCACTGTCACGCCACCTCCCAAAGTGCCATCCCCCCTACAGGAGAAAGAAACGGCTCCTCAAATAACTATAGCTCAAGCCACCCCAGTAATTCCAATGAACAATTACAAACCTCCCAGTCCGTCTCCTCCACCAAACGAGAAGCCAGAGTTCAGCTACTTCAGTAAGTACTCTGAGGCGGCAGAGCTCAGGAGCACCGCAACCGTCACTCGTGCTCAGGAAACAGAAGTGACCTCAGGGCCGTTCAAGCTGCGCTCACGCAAACAGAGGACCCTGTCCATGATCGAGGAGGAGATTCGAGCAGCACAGGAGCGCGAGGAGGAGTTGAAGAGACAACGGCAGGCGCAAACATTGCACCCACCGCGTGCACAAAAGCTGAAGGCCAGCACTCAGCCAAGCAAGCTGGTCCTCACTGGGAAGACAGCACCAG GTAAAATTGAGAAGGTTCGTCCAGCTCCTCCAGCCTCCCCTTGCTCTTCAGACGGAGCTCTGCCGTCGCCTCTGTCTGATCTGGGCAGTGATGATTCTGGAGGAGCTCAGAGACCCAAGAACTTCATGCAGACTTTGATGGAGGACTTCGAGACACACAAAGTCAAGCGCAGGGAGAAAGCCGAGGACAACAGT
- the palm2akap2 gene encoding palm2 and akap2 fusion isoform X15, which translates to MKKKSPVHSEDDSELKRDRSLKTVSFFDSVSVISGGQSNMELGVQTETQQSYMSSGQNKVKHGGEGLDSEVAQEILYLDEVLEANCCDPRAEMTSNGTSSPDTESIRVHGTGPSVHTCDTTALNHHEVVLEGKKQTTFVDDNYNTKPNGHAAMIGNNGTRSPESPRTAMKKEARFELRPFHEEKKPSKLFDTPTEKEIRVKKVRPSEEVAELERERLELIRGQAVKKNPGIAAKWWNPPQEKTLEEELEPEQLESLRKYEERKQRKPETNRMPQAAPRQTTTFIQPEIANKEDVVMEEIDFSAARKQFLQMEQSKHPTVPKRNVAPQLYSAKPFFRTPEVTHVERSCGSVTVANQEGVTSYDGSEVTTVKAEKIYCCSGESFIPTKDGLSQNEMKDDDFTCARAVMTIVKDEDVDLCQRSFNSSHHTEEIDSGLDDLSLRSQDTTVLETLSNDFSMDNISDSGASNETMSAYLENSLGEYSFPSTPMATTPINGKHEISIKSPGDQIGTYQGDGLTEEELEYHAGILVQNAIQQAIAQQNDKWEPLQATQHSSPITERHVESVQPQPLVERPTVTPPPKVPSPLQEKETAPQITIAQATPVIPMNNYKPPSPSPPPNEKPEFSYFSKYSEAAELRSTATVTRAQETEVTSGPFKLRSRKQRTLSMIEEEIRAAQEREEELKRQRQAQTLHPPRAQKLKASTQPSKLVLTGKTAPGKIEKVRPAPPASPCSSDGALPSPLSDLGSDDSGGAQRPKNFMQTLMEDFETHKVKRREKAEDNSVLEATRVTRRKSNMAVRWEAGIYANQEDAEEEEEEEEE; encoded by the exons AAGTCCCCTGTACACTCAGAGGATGACAGTGAGCTGAAAAGAGACAGAAGCCTGAAGACAGTAAGTTTTTTCGATTCTGTGAGTGTCATATCCGGAGGTCAGAGCAATATGGAGCTTGGAGTTCAGACTGAGACCCAGCAAAGTTACATGAGCAGTGGACAGAATAAAGTGAAGCATGGGGGAGAAGGACTGGACAGCGAAGTTGCCCAGGAAATCCTTTACCTGGATGAGGTCCTTGAGGCCAACTGTTGTGATCCCAGAGCCGAAATGACTTCAAATGGGACAAGTTCCCCTGACACAGAGTCAATTAGAGTTCATGGAACTGGACCATCTGTGCACACTTGTGACACAACGGCCTTAAACCATCATGAAGTTGTTTTAGAAGGGAAAAAGCAGACAACTTTTGTTGATGATAATTACAACACCAAACCTAATGGTCATGCGGCGATGATAGGAAATAATGGCACAAGGTCACCTGAGTCGCCTAGGACGGCAATGAAGAAAGAGGCACGTTTTGAGCTGCGACCATTTCACGAAGAGAAAAAGCCATCGAAACTGTTTGACACCCCAACTGAGAAAGAAATTCGGGTGAAGAAAGTGAGACCCTCAGAAGAGGTCGCAGAGCTAGAGAGGGAAAGGCTGGAACTCATCCGGGGACAGGCAGTCAAGAAAAACCCTGGCATTGCAGCAAAATGGTGGAACCCACCTCAGGAAAAGACACTGGAAGAGGAGCTGGAACCAGAGCAGCTGGAGTCGCTTCGAAAGTATGAGGAGAGGAAGCAAAGGAAACCAGAAACCAACCGTATGCCGCAAGCTGCACCCAGACAGACTACCACCTTCATCCAACCTGAAATAGCAAATAAGGAGGACGTTGTCATGGAAGAGATTGACTTTTCTGCAGCTCGCAAGCAATTTCTGCAGATGGAACAAAGCAAGCATCCCACGGTCCCTAAGAGGAATGTGGCACCACAGCTTTACTCAGCCAAACCTTTCTTCAGGACTCCAGAGGTCACGCATGTAGAGAGGTCGTGCGGTTCTGTCACTGTTGCCAATCAGGAAGGGGTCACATCCTACGATGGAAGTGAAGTTACAACAGTCAAAGCTGAAAAGATTTACTGCTGCTCTGGAGAATCCTTCATACCCACGAAAGATGGATTATCTCAGAACGAGATGAAGGATGATGACTTTACTTGTGCCCGGGCAGTGATGACCATAGTGAAGGATGAGGATGTCGATTTGTGTCAACGTTCTTTCAACAGCTCCCACCACACAGAAGAAATCGACTCTGGGTTGGATGATCTATCACTACGGTCTCAGGACACCACTGTACTTGAGACGCTCTCCAATGACTTCAGTATGGATAACATAAGTGACAGCGGTGCATCAAATGAGACTATGAGTGCCTACTTGGAAAACTCTCTTGGGGAGTACTCTTTTCCCTCAACCCCGATGGCAACTACACCAATCAATGGAAAACACGAAATCAGTATCAAATCTCCAGGGGATCAGATTGGGACTTATCAGGGAGATGGTTTAACAGAAGAAGAGTTGGAATATCATGCTGGTATTCTTGTCCAAAACGCTATCCAGCAAGCCATTGCTCAGCAGAATGACAAATGGGAGCCACTTCAGGCTACACAACATTCGTCCCCCATCACAGAGAGACATGTGGAAAGTGTTCAACCACAACCCCTAGTGGAAAGACCCACTGTCACGCCACCTCCCAAAGTGCCATCCCCCCTACAGGAGAAAGAAACGGCTCCTCAAATAACTATAGCTCAAGCCACCCCAGTAATTCCAATGAACAATTACAAACCTCCCAGTCCGTCTCCTCCACCAAACGAGAAGCCAGAGTTCAGCTACTTCAGTAAGTACTCTGAGGCGGCAGAGCTCAGGAGCACCGCAACCGTCACTCGTGCTCAGGAAACAGAAGTGACCTCAGGGCCGTTCAAGCTGCGCTCACGCAAACAGAGGACCCTGTCCATGATCGAGGAGGAGATTCGAGCAGCACAGGAGCGCGAGGAGGAGTTGAAGAGACAACGGCAGGCGCAAACATTGCACCCACCGCGTGCACAAAAGCTGAAGGCCAGCACTCAGCCAAGCAAGCTGGTCCTCACTGGGAAGACAGCACCAG GTAAAATTGAGAAGGTTCGTCCAGCTCCTCCAGCCTCCCCTTGCTCTTCAGACGGAGCTCTGCCGTCGCCTCTGTCTGATCTGGGCAGTGATGATTCTGGAGGAGCTCAGAGACCCAAGAACTTCATGCAGACTTTGATGGAGGACTTCGAGACACACAAAGTCAAGCGCAGGGAGAAAGCCGAGGACAACAGT
- the palm2akap2 gene encoding palm2 and akap2 fusion isoform X10, which translates to MLKYTAPWQVLCLTLEKSAKKSPVHSEDDSELKRDRSLKTVSFFDSVSVISGGQSNMELGVQTETQQSYMSSGQNKVKHGGEGLDSEVAQEILYLDEVLEANCCDPRAEMTSNGTSSPDTESIRVHGTGPSVHTCDTTALNHHEVVLEGKKQTTFVDDNYNTKPNGHAAMIGNNGTRSPESPRTAMKKEARFELRPFHEEKKPSKLFDTPTEKEIRVKKVRPSEEVAELERERLELIRGQAVKKNPGIAAKWWNPPQEKTLEEELEPEQLESLRKYEERKQRKPETNRMPQAAPRQTTTFIQPEIANKEDVVMEEIDFSAARKQFLQMEQSKHPTVPKRNVAPQLYSAKPFFRTPEVTHVERSCGSVTVANQEGVTSYDGSEVTTVKAEKIYCCSGESFIPTKDGLSQNEMKDDDFTCARAVMTIVKDEDVDLCQRSFNSSHHTEEIDSGLDDLSLRSQDTTVLETLSNDFSMDNISDSGASNETMSAYLENSLGEYSFPSTPMATTPINGKHEISIKSPGDQIGTYQGDGLTEEELEYHAGILVQNAIQQAIAQQNDKWEPLQATQHSSPITERHVESVQPQPLVERPTVTPPPKVPSPLQEKETAPQITIAQATPVIPMNNYKPPSPSPPPNEKPEFSYFSKYSEAAELRSTATVTRAQETEVTSGPFKLRSRKQRTLSMIEEEIRAAQEREEELKRQRQAQTLHPPRAQKLKASTQPSKLVLTGKTAPGKIEKVRPAPPASPCSSDGALPSPLSDLGSDDSGGAQRPKNFMQTLMEDFETHKVKRREKAEDNSVLEATRVTRRKSNMAVRWEAGIYANQEDAEEEEEEEEE; encoded by the exons AAGTCCCCTGTACACTCAGAGGATGACAGTGAGCTGAAAAGAGACAGAAGCCTGAAGACAGTAAGTTTTTTCGATTCTGTGAGTGTCATATCCGGAGGTCAGAGCAATATGGAGCTTGGAGTTCAGACTGAGACCCAGCAAAGTTACATGAGCAGTGGACAGAATAAAGTGAAGCATGGGGGAGAAGGACTGGACAGCGAAGTTGCCCAGGAAATCCTTTACCTGGATGAGGTCCTTGAGGCCAACTGTTGTGATCCCAGAGCCGAAATGACTTCAAATGGGACAAGTTCCCCTGACACAGAGTCAATTAGAGTTCATGGAACTGGACCATCTGTGCACACTTGTGACACAACGGCCTTAAACCATCATGAAGTTGTTTTAGAAGGGAAAAAGCAGACAACTTTTGTTGATGATAATTACAACACCAAACCTAATGGTCATGCGGCGATGATAGGAAATAATGGCACAAGGTCACCTGAGTCGCCTAGGACGGCAATGAAGAAAGAGGCACGTTTTGAGCTGCGACCATTTCACGAAGAGAAAAAGCCATCGAAACTGTTTGACACCCCAACTGAGAAAGAAATTCGGGTGAAGAAAGTGAGACCCTCAGAAGAGGTCGCAGAGCTAGAGAGGGAAAGGCTGGAACTCATCCGGGGACAGGCAGTCAAGAAAAACCCTGGCATTGCAGCAAAATGGTGGAACCCACCTCAGGAAAAGACACTGGAAGAGGAGCTGGAACCAGAGCAGCTGGAGTCGCTTCGAAAGTATGAGGAGAGGAAGCAAAGGAAACCAGAAACCAACCGTATGCCGCAAGCTGCACCCAGACAGACTACCACCTTCATCCAACCTGAAATAGCAAATAAGGAGGACGTTGTCATGGAAGAGATTGACTTTTCTGCAGCTCGCAAGCAATTTCTGCAGATGGAACAAAGCAAGCATCCCACGGTCCCTAAGAGGAATGTGGCACCACAGCTTTACTCAGCCAAACCTTTCTTCAGGACTCCAGAGGTCACGCATGTAGAGAGGTCGTGCGGTTCTGTCACTGTTGCCAATCAGGAAGGGGTCACATCCTACGATGGAAGTGAAGTTACAACAGTCAAAGCTGAAAAGATTTACTGCTGCTCTGGAGAATCCTTCATACCCACGAAAGATGGATTATCTCAGAACGAGATGAAGGATGATGACTTTACTTGTGCCCGGGCAGTGATGACCATAGTGAAGGATGAGGATGTCGATTTGTGTCAACGTTCTTTCAACAGCTCCCACCACACAGAAGAAATCGACTCTGGGTTGGATGATCTATCACTACGGTCTCAGGACACCACTGTACTTGAGACGCTCTCCAATGACTTCAGTATGGATAACATAAGTGACAGCGGTGCATCAAATGAGACTATGAGTGCCTACTTGGAAAACTCTCTTGGGGAGTACTCTTTTCCCTCAACCCCGATGGCAACTACACCAATCAATGGAAAACACGAAATCAGTATCAAATCTCCAGGGGATCAGATTGGGACTTATCAGGGAGATGGTTTAACAGAAGAAGAGTTGGAATATCATGCTGGTATTCTTGTCCAAAACGCTATCCAGCAAGCCATTGCTCAGCAGAATGACAAATGGGAGCCACTTCAGGCTACACAACATTCGTCCCCCATCACAGAGAGACATGTGGAAAGTGTTCAACCACAACCCCTAGTGGAAAGACCCACTGTCACGCCACCTCCCAAAGTGCCATCCCCCCTACAGGAGAAAGAAACGGCTCCTCAAATAACTATAGCTCAAGCCACCCCAGTAATTCCAATGAACAATTACAAACCTCCCAGTCCGTCTCCTCCACCAAACGAGAAGCCAGAGTTCAGCTACTTCAGTAAGTACTCTGAGGCGGCAGAGCTCAGGAGCACCGCAACCGTCACTCGTGCTCAGGAAACAGAAGTGACCTCAGGGCCGTTCAAGCTGCGCTCACGCAAACAGAGGACCCTGTCCATGATCGAGGAGGAGATTCGAGCAGCACAGGAGCGCGAGGAGGAGTTGAAGAGACAACGGCAGGCGCAAACATTGCACCCACCGCGTGCACAAAAGCTGAAGGCCAGCACTCAGCCAAGCAAGCTGGTCCTCACTGGGAAGACAGCACCAG GTAAAATTGAGAAGGTTCGTCCAGCTCCTCCAGCCTCCCCTTGCTCTTCAGACGGAGCTCTGCCGTCGCCTCTGTCTGATCTGGGCAGTGATGATTCTGGAGGAGCTCAGAGACCCAAGAACTTCATGCAGACTTTGATGGAGGACTTCGAGACACACAAAGTCAAGCGCAGGGAGAAAGCCGAGGACAACAGT
- the palm2akap2 gene encoding palm2 and akap2 fusion isoform X14, with product MALQKSPVHSEDDSELKRDRSLKTVSFFDSVSVISGGQSNMELGVQTETQQSYMSSGQNKVKHGGEGLDSEVAQEILYLDEVLEANCCDPRAEMTSNGTSSPDTESIRVHGTGPSVHTCDTTALNHHEVVLEGKKQTTFVDDNYNTKPNGHAAMIGNNGTRSPESPRTAMKKEARFELRPFHEEKKPSKLFDTPTEKEIRVKKVRPSEEVAELERERLELIRGQAVKKNPGIAAKWWNPPQEKTLEEELEPEQLESLRKYEERKQRKPETNRMPQAAPRQTTTFIQPEIANKEDVVMEEIDFSAARKQFLQMEQSKHPTVPKRNVAPQLYSAKPFFRTPEVTHVERSCGSVTVANQEGVTSYDGSEVTTVKAEKIYCCSGESFIPTKDGLSQNEMKDDDFTCARAVMTIVKDEDVDLCQRSFNSSHHTEEIDSGLDDLSLRSQDTTVLETLSNDFSMDNISDSGASNETMSAYLENSLGEYSFPSTPMATTPINGKHEISIKSPGDQIGTYQGDGLTEEELEYHAGILVQNAIQQAIAQQNDKWEPLQATQHSSPITERHVESVQPQPLVERPTVTPPPKVPSPLQEKETAPQITIAQATPVIPMNNYKPPSPSPPPNEKPEFSYFSKYSEAAELRSTATVTRAQETEVTSGPFKLRSRKQRTLSMIEEEIRAAQEREEELKRQRQAQTLHPPRAQKLKASTQPSKLVLTGKTAPGKIEKVRPAPPASPCSSDGALPSPLSDLGSDDSGGAQRPKNFMQTLMEDFETHKVKRREKAEDNSVLEATRVTRRKSNMAVRWEAGIYANQEDAEEEEEEEEE from the exons AAGTCCCCTGTACACTCAGAGGATGACAGTGAGCTGAAAAGAGACAGAAGCCTGAAGACAGTAAGTTTTTTCGATTCTGTGAGTGTCATATCCGGAGGTCAGAGCAATATGGAGCTTGGAGTTCAGACTGAGACCCAGCAAAGTTACATGAGCAGTGGACAGAATAAAGTGAAGCATGGGGGAGAAGGACTGGACAGCGAAGTTGCCCAGGAAATCCTTTACCTGGATGAGGTCCTTGAGGCCAACTGTTGTGATCCCAGAGCCGAAATGACTTCAAATGGGACAAGTTCCCCTGACACAGAGTCAATTAGAGTTCATGGAACTGGACCATCTGTGCACACTTGTGACACAACGGCCTTAAACCATCATGAAGTTGTTTTAGAAGGGAAAAAGCAGACAACTTTTGTTGATGATAATTACAACACCAAACCTAATGGTCATGCGGCGATGATAGGAAATAATGGCACAAGGTCACCTGAGTCGCCTAGGACGGCAATGAAGAAAGAGGCACGTTTTGAGCTGCGACCATTTCACGAAGAGAAAAAGCCATCGAAACTGTTTGACACCCCAACTGAGAAAGAAATTCGGGTGAAGAAAGTGAGACCCTCAGAAGAGGTCGCAGAGCTAGAGAGGGAAAGGCTGGAACTCATCCGGGGACAGGCAGTCAAGAAAAACCCTGGCATTGCAGCAAAATGGTGGAACCCACCTCAGGAAAAGACACTGGAAGAGGAGCTGGAACCAGAGCAGCTGGAGTCGCTTCGAAAGTATGAGGAGAGGAAGCAAAGGAAACCAGAAACCAACCGTATGCCGCAAGCTGCACCCAGACAGACTACCACCTTCATCCAACCTGAAATAGCAAATAAGGAGGACGTTGTCATGGAAGAGATTGACTTTTCTGCAGCTCGCAAGCAATTTCTGCAGATGGAACAAAGCAAGCATCCCACGGTCCCTAAGAGGAATGTGGCACCACAGCTTTACTCAGCCAAACCTTTCTTCAGGACTCCAGAGGTCACGCATGTAGAGAGGTCGTGCGGTTCTGTCACTGTTGCCAATCAGGAAGGGGTCACATCCTACGATGGAAGTGAAGTTACAACAGTCAAAGCTGAAAAGATTTACTGCTGCTCTGGAGAATCCTTCATACCCACGAAAGATGGATTATCTCAGAACGAGATGAAGGATGATGACTTTACTTGTGCCCGGGCAGTGATGACCATAGTGAAGGATGAGGATGTCGATTTGTGTCAACGTTCTTTCAACAGCTCCCACCACACAGAAGAAATCGACTCTGGGTTGGATGATCTATCACTACGGTCTCAGGACACCACTGTACTTGAGACGCTCTCCAATGACTTCAGTATGGATAACATAAGTGACAGCGGTGCATCAAATGAGACTATGAGTGCCTACTTGGAAAACTCTCTTGGGGAGTACTCTTTTCCCTCAACCCCGATGGCAACTACACCAATCAATGGAAAACACGAAATCAGTATCAAATCTCCAGGGGATCAGATTGGGACTTATCAGGGAGATGGTTTAACAGAAGAAGAGTTGGAATATCATGCTGGTATTCTTGTCCAAAACGCTATCCAGCAAGCCATTGCTCAGCAGAATGACAAATGGGAGCCACTTCAGGCTACACAACATTCGTCCCCCATCACAGAGAGACATGTGGAAAGTGTTCAACCACAACCCCTAGTGGAAAGACCCACTGTCACGCCACCTCCCAAAGTGCCATCCCCCCTACAGGAGAAAGAAACGGCTCCTCAAATAACTATAGCTCAAGCCACCCCAGTAATTCCAATGAACAATTACAAACCTCCCAGTCCGTCTCCTCCACCAAACGAGAAGCCAGAGTTCAGCTACTTCAGTAAGTACTCTGAGGCGGCAGAGCTCAGGAGCACCGCAACCGTCACTCGTGCTCAGGAAACAGAAGTGACCTCAGGGCCGTTCAAGCTGCGCTCACGCAAACAGAGGACCCTGTCCATGATCGAGGAGGAGATTCGAGCAGCACAGGAGCGCGAGGAGGAGTTGAAGAGACAACGGCAGGCGCAAACATTGCACCCACCGCGTGCACAAAAGCTGAAGGCCAGCACTCAGCCAAGCAAGCTGGTCCTCACTGGGAAGACAGCACCAG GTAAAATTGAGAAGGTTCGTCCAGCTCCTCCAGCCTCCCCTTGCTCTTCAGACGGAGCTCTGCCGTCGCCTCTGTCTGATCTGGGCAGTGATGATTCTGGAGGAGCTCAGAGACCCAAGAACTTCATGCAGACTTTGATGGAGGACTTCGAGACACACAAAGTCAAGCGCAGGGAGAAAGCCGAGGACAACAGT